From Aurantimicrobium sp. INA4, one genomic window encodes:
- a CDS encoding class I SAM-dependent methyltransferase produces MTTRNSPEAWDQRYAESEMVWSLEPNEFVVEYLSDLPAGKMLDLGGGEGRNALWFASRGWHVENSDFSAVAVTKFLQRAEREGLFELCTGTTVDATHPESCVTKPVDLAVMAYLQIPAADLAAAIASAAHSLRPGGTLFGVWHARENLEYGFGGPPSPELNPTQDELRAACEAVGMNIETLTLRERYFVSGDQQRKAIDAVLLATAAA; encoded by the coding sequence ATGACTACCCGGAACTCTCCTGAAGCTTGGGATCAGCGCTATGCCGAGTCGGAGATGGTGTGGTCATTAGAACCGAACGAGTTCGTCGTCGAATATCTCTCTGATCTTCCGGCTGGAAAGATGCTCGACCTTGGTGGCGGAGAGGGCCGCAATGCCCTGTGGTTTGCCAGCCGTGGCTGGCATGTTGAGAACTCAGATTTTTCGGCAGTAGCGGTCACTAAATTCCTGCAGCGTGCTGAACGTGAAGGTCTCTTTGAACTGTGCACAGGAACAACAGTGGATGCGACCCACCCTGAGTCCTGCGTCACCAAGCCAGTAGATCTGGCCGTGATGGCCTATCTCCAGATTCCTGCAGCAGACCTCGCTGCCGCGATAGCCTCGGCAGCGCACAGCCTGCGCCCAGGTGGCACATTGTTTGGTGTGTGGCATGCCCGAGAAAACCTTGAATATGGCTTTGGGGGACCACCAAGCCCTGAGCTCAACCCCACACAGGATGAACTTCGCGCTGCCTGTGAAGCGGTGGGTATGAACATAGAAACCCTCACCCTACGTGAGCGCTACTTTGTGAGCGGCGACCAGCAGCGTAAGGCGATCGATGCGGTGCTACTGGCCACTGCCGCTGCATAA
- a CDS encoding RNA methyltransferase produces MTELPDSPTHELSTSGVGPWIGELPEEPWYDPELLEKGDTRNVIDRYRYWKMEAIVADLDEKRHPFHVAIENWQHDMNIGSIVRSANAFGADTVHIVGRKRWNKRGAMVTDRYQHVLYHDTVADLVAWTTEHELPILAIDNVPGCVKIETYALPERCLFLFGQEGPGLSAEAIDAAEAVIEITQFGSTRSINASAAAAVTMHSWIMQHVKFD; encoded by the coding sequence GTGACAGAACTTCCTGACTCTCCCACGCATGAGCTCAGCACCTCGGGTGTGGGGCCATGGATTGGCGAGCTCCCTGAGGAGCCTTGGTATGACCCAGAGCTTCTAGAAAAGGGCGATACCCGAAACGTTATTGACCGCTATCGCTATTGGAAGATGGAAGCGATCGTCGCAGACCTCGACGAGAAGCGTCATCCCTTCCATGTAGCCATTGAGAACTGGCAACACGATATGAACATTGGTTCCATCGTGCGTTCGGCTAATGCCTTTGGCGCAGACACCGTCCACATTGTGGGGCGGAAGCGCTGGAACAAGCGCGGAGCAATGGTCACAGACCGCTATCAACACGTTCTGTATCACGACACTGTCGCAGACCTCGTGGCCTGGACTACTGAGCATGAACTTCCCATCTTGGCCATCGATAACGTTCCTGGCTGCGTCAAGATCGAGACCTATGCTCTGCCCGAGCGCTGCCTGTTTCTGTTCGGCCAAGAAGGCCCGGGTCTTTCTGCTGAGGCAATTGATGCGGCCGAAGCAGTGATTGAGATCACCCAGTTCGGATCAACTCGTTCAATCAACGCTAGTGCTGCAGCTGCGGTCACTATGCACTCCTGGATCATGCAGCACGTGAAGTTTGATTAG
- the pyrE gene encoding orotate phosphoribosyltransferase encodes MTSAREQLINFIKEEAVFHGDFTLTSGKKATYYVDMRKISLDHRVAPLIGQVMLDVLAQIPDVDAVGGLTMGADPIATAVLHQGAARGLTYDAFVVRKEPKDHGRGRQVEGPDLTGKRVVVLEDTSTTGGSPLKAIEALEKVGAEVAGVAVVVDRATDARQRIETAGYPYFYAIGLEDLGLEPQ; translated from the coding sequence ATGACTTCTGCACGCGAACAACTCATCAACTTCATCAAAGAAGAAGCCGTGTTTCACGGTGACTTCACGCTGACAAGCGGCAAGAAGGCAACCTACTACGTCGACATGCGCAAGATCTCGCTCGATCACCGCGTTGCCCCACTGATTGGGCAGGTCATGTTGGACGTGCTGGCTCAAATTCCCGATGTTGATGCCGTGGGTGGCCTCACCATGGGTGCAGACCCCATCGCGACAGCTGTCCTGCACCAGGGTGCTGCCCGCGGACTAACCTATGACGCTTTTGTTGTCCGCAAAGAACCCAAAGACCACGGACGTGGTCGCCAGGTTGAAGGCCCCGACCTCACAGGTAAGCGAGTAGTCGTTCTTGAGGACACCTCCACCACCGGAGGCTCGCCACTGAAAGCCATTGAAGCACTCGAGAAGGTTGGCGCTGAGGTTGCCGGTGTTGCTGTAGTGGTCGACCGTGCAACTGACGCACGTCAACGTATTGAAACAGCCGGATACCCCTACTTCTATGCAATCGGTCTTGAGGACCTCGGGCTTGAGCCTCAGTAA
- a CDS encoding DMT family transporter, translated as MTTSRLAVWSLISVAAMWGIAFVVMKPAIEQQPFFDFLAIRFTIAAGIMLAIKPKVVLALKGKMLAVGAGLGIVLGLAYITQTIALEMTTAAITGFLTGTYVVLTPILGWIIFRRKVGIKVALGAVLALIGLGLISITGVTIEVGQIWGIICAVLYALHIVGLGKFSSGLDSYALTFAQLLFVAVVCWIGALPDGYQAPPTVDVWMAVLFTAIFATVIGFFVQTWAQAQMEPARVAIILTLEVVFTAVVSVAVGQEVLALKTIIGGAFMVAAMVIVEWPTKGKKEHIAGTPSDDDDDEDIVPLEPLPH; from the coding sequence ATGACAACCTCCCGCCTCGCTGTGTGGTCACTGATCTCAGTGGCAGCGATGTGGGGTATCGCCTTTGTGGTGATGAAACCCGCTATCGAGCAGCAGCCATTCTTTGACTTCTTGGCGATCAGGTTCACGATAGCCGCTGGAATCATGCTGGCCATCAAACCCAAGGTTGTACTGGCCCTCAAGGGCAAAATGCTTGCAGTTGGCGCGGGTTTAGGGATCGTGTTAGGTCTTGCCTACATCACGCAAACCATCGCCTTAGAAATGACCACTGCTGCAATCACAGGCTTCCTCACGGGAACATATGTTGTGCTAACGCCTATTTTGGGCTGGATTATTTTCCGCCGCAAGGTCGGAATCAAGGTTGCCCTCGGTGCCGTGTTGGCACTGATTGGTTTAGGACTGATTTCCATTACCGGGGTAACTATTGAGGTTGGCCAAATTTGGGGAATTATTTGTGCGGTGCTTTACGCCCTGCACATTGTAGGTCTGGGTAAATTCAGTTCTGGTCTGGATTCCTATGCACTGACCTTTGCTCAACTGCTGTTTGTGGCAGTGGTGTGCTGGATTGGTGCTCTTCCAGATGGCTACCAAGCACCCCCCACTGTTGATGTGTGGATGGCTGTCCTCTTCACGGCAATCTTTGCCACCGTCATCGGCTTCTTTGTTCAAACCTGGGCGCAAGCACAAATGGAACCAGCCCGCGTGGCCATCATCCTCACCTTAGAAGTGGTGTTCACCGCGGTGGTCTCCGTTGCTGTGGGGCAAGAAGTATTGGCACTCAAAACCATCATTGGTGGAGCCTTCATGGTTGCCGCCATGGTCATCGTGGAATGGCCAACTAAAGGCAAAAAGGAACACATCGCAGGAACACCCAGTGATGATGATGATGACGAGGACATCGTTCCACTCGAGCCTCTGCCTCACTAG
- a CDS encoding efflux RND transporter permease subunit, with protein MKNRALIALVTVVVAIFGGLALTNLKQELAPSVQFPQLAVLTVYPGAAPEVVNQDVSNPIETAIQGVPGIENTTATSSTNLSLISVSFTYGTDLIISEQKINQAINRIKSQLPTDVDPQVITGSFSDFPVMQIAVSSDVSTLELADLLRASTLGEIKDVEGVRDAALLGAPEKRVTITPDFGALQAQGLTTAAIKDTLDANGLLIPAGEITENDQTLSVQIGERITSTEEIANLPLVGAKGPGVVTIGDVSTVELTNAPETTISRVNGQPALTIAVTKLPGANTVDVSHAVNAVIPELQASLGNNATFTVVFDQAPYIEKSIESLTTEGLLGLLFAVLVILVFLVSIRSTIVTAISIPTSVLITFIGLQASNYTLNILTLGALTIAIGRVVDDSIVVIENIKRRLVPGVDRAATIVDAVREVAGAITASTATTVAVFLPLAFVGDITGELFRPFALTVTIALVASLLVSLTIVPVLAYWFLRAPSETGKRAAKAKEAELAGEEKPGWLQKGYLPIINWTLKHSVVTIILAVLVLVGTGAILPLMKTNFLGSSGQNTFTVTESIKPGTSLEAQDAMAADVEGALLDTKGVEIVQVSIGSSGNALRDAFVGGGDTAITYSVTTVEGGDQQKIQEDARIAVEKVADKDTITIGSSGGFGASSDIEVNITAPNQADLEKAAAEVQKTMTALPEAKQVTSNLTEARPYIAVTVKRTEAAEAGFSEVALAGYVAQAMRPTTIGTVVIEGTTLDIYIASEDPPATEAELAALVIPTAQGPVPLDTLATVEVKDGPATVTTVKGQRSATVTITPNSEDLGTATAAVNRALTDLNLPAGASAKIGGVSADQASAFSSLGIALLVAILVVYIIMVATFGSLLQPMLLLISVPFAATGAIGLQVITGVPLGVPSFIGLLMLVGIVVTNAIVLIDLVNQYRAKGLPVREALTEGSTRRLRPILMTALATIFALIPMAVGITGSGGFISQPLAIVVIGGLISSTALTLIVLPTIYNLVEGGREKRKAKRAEKKQAKAGTPAPPASSSEPVFETLVIDDDGDDDSPIRRRRSNS; from the coding sequence ATGAAAAACCGCGCCCTCATTGCGCTGGTCACGGTCGTTGTTGCCATCTTTGGTGGTCTTGCACTGACCAATCTCAAGCAGGAATTAGCGCCAAGCGTTCAGTTCCCTCAGCTGGCTGTGCTCACTGTTTACCCCGGTGCTGCACCCGAAGTAGTCAACCAGGACGTCTCGAACCCGATTGAAACAGCAATTCAGGGTGTTCCGGGTATCGAAAACACCACAGCAACCTCAAGTACCAACCTGAGCCTGATTTCTGTCTCCTTTACATACGGAACAGACCTGATCATTTCTGAGCAAAAGATCAACCAGGCAATCAACCGCATCAAATCCCAGCTTCCGACCGATGTTGACCCGCAGGTCATCACCGGAAGCTTCAGTGATTTCCCTGTCATGCAGATTGCGGTCTCGAGTGATGTCAGCACACTCGAGCTAGCTGACCTGCTTCGCGCTTCCACACTTGGAGAAATCAAAGATGTTGAAGGCGTTCGTGACGCCGCTTTACTTGGTGCTCCAGAAAAGCGCGTCACGATCACTCCAGATTTCGGTGCGCTTCAAGCCCAGGGCCTCACCACAGCAGCTATCAAAGACACTCTTGATGCAAATGGTCTACTCATCCCCGCCGGTGAAATAACCGAGAATGACCAGACACTCTCTGTTCAAATTGGTGAACGCATTACCTCAACAGAAGAGATTGCGAATCTGCCGCTCGTGGGGGCCAAAGGTCCCGGTGTTGTCACTATTGGTGATGTCTCTACCGTTGAACTGACTAACGCGCCCGAAACAACGATTTCTCGCGTCAACGGCCAGCCAGCTCTGACGATTGCCGTTACTAAACTTCCCGGCGCGAACACGGTAGATGTCTCTCACGCAGTTAACGCTGTCATTCCTGAACTTCAGGCAAGCTTGGGAAATAACGCCACCTTTACTGTCGTCTTTGACCAGGCTCCCTACATTGAAAAATCCATCGAGTCATTGACGACCGAAGGTTTGTTGGGTCTGCTCTTCGCCGTTCTTGTGATTCTCGTCTTCCTCGTCTCAATTCGTTCGACCATAGTGACGGCAATCTCAATCCCTACCTCGGTCCTCATCACCTTCATTGGTCTGCAGGCGTCGAACTACACGCTCAACATCCTTACCCTGGGTGCGCTGACGATCGCAATCGGTCGTGTTGTGGATGACTCCATCGTGGTTATCGAAAACATCAAGCGTCGACTTGTTCCGGGAGTGGACCGGGCAGCAACTATTGTGGATGCAGTTCGAGAAGTGGCTGGTGCGATTACAGCTTCCACCGCAACGACCGTTGCTGTGTTCTTGCCTCTTGCCTTCGTGGGAGACATCACCGGCGAGCTGTTCCGCCCGTTCGCGCTGACAGTCACCATCGCGCTGGTAGCGTCACTGCTCGTTTCATTGACTATCGTTCCCGTGCTTGCCTACTGGTTCCTGCGCGCACCTTCCGAGACTGGCAAGCGTGCTGCCAAAGCTAAAGAAGCTGAGCTCGCTGGCGAAGAAAAGCCAGGCTGGCTGCAAAAGGGGTACCTGCCGATTATCAACTGGACCCTCAAGCACAGTGTTGTCACGATTATTCTTGCTGTCCTTGTCCTCGTTGGCACCGGCGCAATTCTGCCGCTGATGAAAACTAACTTCCTTGGATCCTCCGGTCAGAACACGTTCACTGTGACCGAATCCATAAAGCCCGGAACCAGCCTGGAAGCGCAGGATGCGATGGCTGCCGATGTTGAAGGCGCTTTGCTCGACACCAAGGGCGTCGAAATTGTCCAGGTCTCTATTGGTTCTTCCGGAAACGCACTCCGTGACGCCTTTGTCGGCGGTGGAGATACCGCTATCACATACTCAGTAACCACCGTTGAAGGTGGCGACCAGCAGAAGATTCAAGAAGATGCCCGTATCGCTGTCGAGAAGGTAGCCGACAAGGACACCATCACTATTGGTTCTTCGGGCGGGTTTGGTGCCAGCAGCGATATTGAAGTCAACATCACTGCTCCGAACCAAGCAGATTTGGAAAAGGCTGCTGCCGAGGTTCAGAAGACCATGACGGCGTTGCCCGAAGCAAAGCAAGTCACCAGTAATCTGACCGAAGCTCGCCCTTACATTGCTGTGACCGTGAAGCGAACAGAAGCAGCTGAGGCTGGCTTCTCAGAGGTTGCACTCGCAGGCTACGTTGCTCAAGCGATGCGACCCACCACCATCGGAACGGTGGTGATTGAGGGAACTACTCTCGATATCTACATCGCTTCTGAAGATCCACCTGCAACCGAAGCTGAACTTGCTGCACTTGTTATTCCCACCGCGCAGGGTCCAGTTCCTTTGGACACCTTGGCCACCGTTGAGGTCAAAGATGGTCCCGCCACGGTCACCACAGTAAAGGGACAGCGCAGTGCTACCGTCACCATCACACCCAATAGTGAAGACCTCGGCACTGCAACTGCTGCTGTCAACAGAGCACTGACCGATCTCAACCTTCCAGCTGGTGCCTCAGCAAAGATTGGCGGCGTGAGCGCCGACCAGGCTTCCGCGTTTAGCTCGCTGGGTATTGCACTGCTTGTCGCCATCCTCGTGGTCTACATCATCATGGTGGCAACTTTTGGTTCCTTGCTTCAGCCAATGTTGCTTCTGATTTCAGTTCCCTTCGCGGCAACAGGCGCCATTGGCCTGCAGGTCATTACCGGTGTTCCACTGGGTGTCCCCTCCTTCATTGGTTTGCTGATGCTGGTGGGAATCGTGGTTACAAATGCCATCGTGCTCATCGACTTGGTCAACCAGTATCGGGCTAAGGGTCTGCCAGTTCGAGAGGCTCTCACTGAGGGTTCGACTCGTCGTTTGCGTCCAATCTTGATGACGGCATTGGCCACCATCTTTGCTTTGATTCCTATGGCTGTGGGTATCACCGGCTCCGGTGGATTCATTTCCCAGCCTTTGGCCATCGTGGTAATTGGTGGATTGATTTCTTCGACCGCGCTGACCTTGATTGTTCTTCCCACCATCTACAACTTGGTTGAAGGTGGTCGCGAGAAGCGTAAAGCAAAGCGTGCAGAGAAGAAGCAGGCCAAGGCAGGAACTCCTGCACCACCTGCGTCATCCTCAGAACCTGTCTTTGAAACGTTAGTCATTGACGACGATGGTGATGATGATTCACCGATTCGACGCCGTCGCTCAAATTCTTAG
- a CDS encoding APC family permease: MLEGELLKKRIALPIFASDPLSSVAYAPQELLMILLIGGLAFLSFAPWIAACVILLMIVVIASYRQLIKAYPSGGGDYEVAHKNLGEKAGVVVASALLVDYVMTVAVSVASGVDNIISAIPELAPERVLLAVVFVIILAAINLRGVRESGKAFAFPTYFFVASVFFMIVVGIVRTIMGDPPVAESSEYLVQGENVAQAALVLLLLRSFASGCAALTGVEAISNGVPAFRAPKIKNAQTTLVIMGAIAITLFAGLIIMAFISGVRYAEDACHLIGFANCETTPQRSLIAQIAAATFGNNTFLFYAIQAGTALVLLLAANTAFNGFPLLGSVLARDGYAPKSLETRGDRLIYSNGVISLGLAAIVILVVFQANLTQLIQLYIIGVFVSFTLGQSGMVVHWTRLLKTKPDNPGSIKRSRLINITGATFTATVLIIVTVTKFTHGAWIVFLAMPILFTLMIGVNRYYRDVEAEVAVDAVTTFGAKGDHAIVLVGKMQKPILKAIDYAIAARHDSIEAVHVSINEVATARLELDWIRQNIHLPLRIISSPYRDLSWPLIQHIREHRAQHGSEIVTVYLPQYIVGHWWEHALHNHKARRLKMKLMLEHGVTIALVPWLLDSTDLIYGRRSRPVPGQSRRGEPVRPPARKPMTPAKREKTDTE; encoded by the coding sequence ATGCTGGAAGGTGAACTTCTCAAGAAGCGAATAGCCCTTCCCATCTTCGCCAGTGACCCACTTTCTTCGGTGGCATACGCCCCTCAAGAACTGTTGATGATTCTGCTCATCGGTGGACTTGCCTTCCTCAGCTTTGCGCCGTGGATTGCCGCCTGCGTTATCTTGCTCATGATTGTGGTGATTGCCAGTTATCGCCAACTCATCAAGGCTTATCCATCAGGCGGTGGTGACTACGAAGTTGCACACAAGAACCTGGGCGAGAAGGCCGGTGTTGTTGTAGCTTCCGCTTTGCTCGTTGACTATGTCATGACCGTTGCGGTATCGGTTGCCTCCGGTGTGGACAACATCATTTCCGCTATTCCCGAATTGGCTCCAGAACGCGTTCTTCTTGCCGTTGTCTTCGTCATCATTCTGGCCGCCATCAACCTGCGTGGTGTTCGCGAATCAGGTAAAGCCTTTGCTTTCCCGACCTACTTCTTCGTAGCCAGCGTCTTTTTCATGATTGTGGTCGGCATTGTGCGAACCATCATGGGCGACCCCCCTGTGGCTGAATCTTCTGAATATCTAGTTCAGGGCGAGAATGTAGCCCAAGCTGCGCTTGTTCTCTTATTGTTGCGCTCCTTTGCCAGCGGTTGTGCTGCGCTCACCGGTGTTGAGGCTATTTCTAACGGAGTTCCTGCCTTCCGCGCTCCCAAGATTAAGAACGCTCAGACCACACTGGTGATTATGGGAGCCATTGCCATCACATTGTTTGCCGGCCTGATCATCATGGCTTTCATCTCTGGTGTCCGTTATGCCGAAGATGCCTGCCATCTCATTGGCTTTGCCAACTGTGAGACAACTCCGCAGAGATCCCTCATTGCACAGATTGCCGCCGCTACTTTCGGCAACAACACATTCTTGTTCTATGCCATTCAGGCTGGAACCGCCTTAGTGCTATTGCTTGCGGCAAATACTGCTTTCAATGGATTCCCACTATTGGGTTCAGTTCTGGCACGCGACGGATATGCACCTAAGTCTCTTGAAACTCGTGGGGACCGCCTGATTTACTCCAACGGTGTTATTTCCTTGGGCTTGGCGGCCATTGTCATTTTGGTTGTTTTCCAAGCCAACCTCACACAGCTCATTCAGCTGTACATCATCGGTGTTTTCGTGTCCTTCACACTGGGCCAATCCGGCATGGTTGTGCACTGGACCAGACTGCTCAAGACAAAACCGGACAACCCCGGAAGCATTAAAAGATCACGCTTGATCAACATCACCGGGGCCACGTTCACCGCGACAGTTCTCATCATTGTGACTGTGACAAAGTTCACCCACGGAGCCTGGATTGTCTTCTTGGCTATGCCGATTCTCTTCACCCTCATGATTGGTGTGAATCGCTACTACCGTGACGTTGAAGCGGAAGTCGCAGTTGACGCTGTCACAACCTTCGGCGCGAAGGGTGACCACGCCATTGTGCTGGTGGGCAAGATGCAAAAGCCCATCCTCAAAGCAATCGACTATGCGATTGCTGCCCGTCATGATTCCATCGAAGCCGTCCACGTCTCCATTAACGAAGTGGCAACAGCTCGACTTGAACTGGACTGGATACGCCAAAACATCCACTTACCGCTGCGCATCATTAGCTCGCCCTATCGCGACCTGAGCTGGCCACTGATTCAGCACATTCGTGAACACCGGGCTCAGCACGGTTCTGAAATCGTGACAGTGTATTTACCTCAATACATCGTGGGCCACTGGTGGGAGCATGCTCTGCACAACCACAAGGCGCGACGCCTGAAAATGAAACTCATGCTTGAGCACGGTGTCACTATCGCACTCGTGCCTTGGCTTCTCGACTCCACAGACCTCATTTATGGTCGCCGCTCTCGTCCGGTGCCCGGACAATCACGTCGTGGAGAACCTGTACGTCCCCCCGCACGTAAGCCGATGACACCGGCTAAGCGCGAAAAGACTGACACTGAGTGA
- a CDS encoding CrcB family protein, producing the protein MKDLKKDLIPVIIGGALGTALRILLDIILSLVFATFSLASTMLINAVGSFALGFLVAGLWAKPKTPRWFKVGIGPGLLGGFTTFSGVMLQALLIQNPMMTAAFLALSIATSLFAAVLGIWLGTPRKKGARR; encoded by the coding sequence GTGAAAGATCTAAAAAAAGATCTCATACCCGTCATCATTGGTGGTGCACTGGGTACAGCATTACGCATCCTGTTGGACATCATTCTCAGTCTCGTCTTTGCAACTTTCTCGCTCGCTAGCACGATGCTCATCAATGCTGTGGGCTCATTCGCCTTAGGTTTCTTGGTTGCTGGCCTGTGGGCCAAACCGAAAACTCCTCGCTGGTTCAAGGTAGGCATTGGGCCTGGCCTGCTCGGCGGTTTCACGACATTCTCTGGTGTGATGTTGCAGGCCTTGCTGATACAGAATCCAATGATGACCGCAGCATTCCTGGCGCTGTCTATTGCGACTAGCCTCTTTGCTGCAGTGCTCGGAATCTGGCTGGGAACCCCTCGCAAGAAGGGAGCTCGACGATGA
- the crcB gene encoding fluoride efflux transporter CrcB, translating to MNALSFILAIVAGGIGAGLRYGATVVLPPKKEGFPLAIFIINVVGSFLIGIFTALLINTVLSTELGFILVAGFCGGFTTMSTFAVESVERMQSGKWFIAGLNIVGSTAAGLLAVGAGYVIAGGPLSS from the coding sequence ATGAATGCGCTCTCATTTATTCTCGCGATTGTTGCCGGTGGGATCGGGGCTGGGCTGCGCTATGGCGCAACGGTTGTGCTGCCCCCGAAGAAGGAAGGCTTCCCATTGGCAATTTTTATTATCAATGTGGTGGGCTCATTCCTCATTGGTATTTTCACTGCGCTATTGATCAACACAGTGCTCTCAACCGAATTGGGATTCATACTGGTAGCAGGTTTCTGCGGAGGATTTACCACGATGAGCACCTTTGCCGTGGAGTCCGTGGAAAGAATGCAGTCCGGGAAGTGGTTTATCGCGGGGCTGAACATTGTCGGTTCAACAGCAGCCGGTTTATTGGCTGTGGGGGCTGGCTACGTTATTGCTGGTGGTCCGCTCAGCTCATGA
- a CDS encoding DUF3073 domain-containing protein: MGRGRQKAKHTKVARELKYFSPATDLSALEKEIGHASDSEEYVDKWADLYPDDEDEESEATASA; the protein is encoded by the coding sequence ATGGGGCGTGGCCGTCAAAAAGCGAAGCACACTAAAGTTGCGCGTGAGCTGAAATACTTCAGCCCAGCTACTGACCTTTCTGCACTCGAGAAAGAGATTGGCCACGCTTCCGACAGCGAAGAGTATGTGGACAAGTGGGCTGACTTGTACCCAGACGACGAAGATGAGGAAAGTGAAGCTACGGCTTCTGCCTAA
- a CDS encoding sulfite exporter TauE/SafE family protein — protein sequence MILPLLITGAVGGFLSGFFGVGGGIIMVPLLMLWAKLDQRRASATSLLAIVPTSIVGALTYGINQQVDFAVAGLVALGAIVGAPLGSKLLRVLPIAVIHWTFVAMMLIEAGRLLFVAEQTGGTFTMSVGNAFALIGLGLLMGVASGMLGIGGGVIAVPVFMSFFGLSALLAKGTSLLAMVPTAIAGTIPNLRAGLVVLKEGLIVGAAAVAASFGGVALAFILPERLSTQLFGLLLLFVALQSAYRRMRSQKKN from the coding sequence ATGATTCTTCCCCTCCTCATCACTGGAGCAGTGGGCGGATTTCTTTCGGGCTTCTTCGGAGTCGGCGGTGGAATCATCATGGTTCCGCTACTCATGCTCTGGGCAAAACTTGATCAACGTCGTGCTTCAGCAACGTCCCTGCTGGCAATAGTTCCCACCTCTATCGTGGGTGCCCTCACCTATGGGATTAACCAGCAGGTAGATTTTGCCGTTGCTGGGCTGGTGGCGTTGGGTGCAATCGTCGGGGCACCCTTAGGGTCAAAACTTTTACGGGTGCTGCCCATAGCTGTGATCCACTGGACCTTCGTCGCCATGATGCTCATCGAAGCCGGGCGTCTCTTGTTTGTGGCTGAACAGACAGGCGGCACATTCACGATGAGCGTGGGCAATGCCTTCGCTTTGATTGGTCTTGGACTGTTGATGGGTGTTGCTTCGGGAATGCTCGGTATCGGCGGGGGAGTTATTGCTGTTCCGGTATTTATGTCGTTCTTTGGCCTGAGCGCACTACTGGCAAAAGGAACATCCTTGCTCGCTATGGTTCCGACAGCTATCGCTGGAACAATACCTAATCTGCGCGCAGGTCTTGTCGTCCTCAAAGAGGGCTTGATTGTGGGAGCTGCAGCTGTAGCTGCGTCATTTGGTGGGGTAGCGCTCGCGTTTATTTTGCCGGAGCGACTATCCACTCAACTGTTTGGATTGTTGCTGTTGTTTGTTGCACTGCAGAGCGCATATCGCAGAATGCGTTCACAGAAAAAGAATTAG